A single region of the Silene latifolia isolate original U9 population chromosome 8, ASM4854445v1, whole genome shotgun sequence genome encodes:
- the LOC141594441 gene encoding uncharacterized protein LOC141594441, whose amino-acid sequence MSSIRKYDSGYEKCKKKQKIEELTRSQKGALDKFVIRKVDNCDSRNNVGLDENLDNIDVNLDVNVDDNVNDIPIENVTEPSHDNVENLPTENLDDLVNETIEVDVNIDPLPSSDNIESDIAVDIYDPRNWDNLNAKSKGRLAVNGPKRDLTIEKGPYDQSKRQFSSKFYTRKLPNGEKWDREWLVYSTDFDKVFCFCCKLFGTCQGRNDLVTKGYNNWAHLSERLKEHEVSARHVKNMTIWYELRLRLKTNTTIDEKAQGRFRKEKEHWKNVLLRIISIVKFLGKHNLAFRGSNSKLYEDSNGNFLGLVEMLVDFDPIMQEHVSRIVNKDTHVHYLGHNIQNELIRLLASKIKSKIIKKIQCAKYFSVILDCTPDISHKEQMTMILRYVDASSGEYVIKESFLGFLNVCDTSGLGLFDALQNELKSLGLNIDNVRGQGYDNGSNMKGKHQGVQKRLLDLNPRAFYTPCGCHSLNLALCDIANTCGKARDFFGIIKRIYTIFAHSTKRWDILKSNVQGLTPKPLSATRWESRVDSVKAIRFQMQEIQEALLEVAEVDNDSKIRNTARNIAKAMNIDLVFPKRREIRRKKHFDENSDDSPPLSEEESFRVNYFLYLIDQAISSLKIRFEQYQEYENIFGFMFTTDKLYSLDDLELESCCVNLENVLKNNDESDIDGKALCFDLKFFREFMPKKQMGPIAILNYMKQVGGCFPNAVIAYRILLTIPVTVASAERSFSKLKLLKSYLRSTMLQDRLNGLAMIAIENNLLEKVTYDELIEEFASENATRALLLARSNETLENL is encoded by the exons ATGTCTTCAATTAGAAAATATGATTCCGGTtatgaaaaatgtaagaaaaaacaaaaaattgaAGAATTAACTCGGTCTCAAAAAGGTGCTCTTGATAAATTTGTAATAAGAAAAGTTGATAATTGTGATAGTCGTAATAATGTGGGTTTGGATGAAAATCTTGATAATATTGATGTTAATCTTGATGTTAATGTTGATGATAATGTGAATGACATACCTATTGAAAATGTTACTGAGCCGTCTCATGACAATGTTGAAAATTTACCCACCGAAAATTTGGACGACTTGGTTAATGAAACTATTGAAGTTGATGTTAATATAGATCCTCTTCCTTCTAGTGATAATATAGAGTCTGATATTGCCGTAGATATATATGATCCTAGAAACTGGGACAATTTGAATGCGAAATCGAAAGGTAGATTAGCAGTTAACGGTCCAAAAAGAGATTTAACAATTGAAAAAGGCCCCTATGATCAATCTAAAAGACAATTTTCGTCAAAATTTTACACTAGAAAATTGCCTAATGGGGAAAAGTGGGATAGAGAATGGCTTGTTTACTCAACTGATTTTGATAAGGTTTTCTGTTTTTGTTGTAAATTGTTTGGAACATGTCAAGGAAGGAATGATTTAGTAACAAAAGGATACAATAATTGGGCTCATCTTAGCGAAAGACTTAAAGAACATGAAGTGAGCGCTCGACATGTAAAAAATATGACGATATGGTACGAATTGCGTTTAAGGTTAAAAACAAATACAACAATTGATGAAAAAGCCCAAGGCAGATTTCGGAAAGAGAAAGAACATTGGAAAAATGTATTATTGAGAATTATTTCAATCGTTAAATTCCTTGGAAAGCATAATCTAGCATTCCGTGGCTCCAATAGTAAATTGTATGAGGATAGTAATGGGAATTTTTTAGGACTTGTTGAAATGTTAGTTGACTTTGATCCTATTATGCAAGAACATGTTAGCCGCATAGTAAATAAAGATACTCATGTTCACTATCTTGGTCATAATATCCAAAATGAACTAATACGTTTGCTTGCTTCTAAAATAAAATCTAAAATCATTAAGAAAATTCAGTGTGCGAAATATTTCTCTGTCATTTTAGATTGTACACCTGACATTAGCCACAAAGAGCAAATGACTATGATTTTGCGCTATGTGGATGCATCTTCTGGTGAATATGTAATTAAAGAATCGTTCTTGGGGTTTTTGAATGTGTGTGATACTAGTGGTTTAGGACTTTTTGATGCTTTACAAAATGAACTAAAATCACTTGGTCTTAATATAGATAATGTTAGAGGTCAAGGTTATGATAATGGTTCTAACATGAAAGGTAAACATCAAGGTGTACAAAAACGATTGTTAGATTTAAATCCTAGAGCCTTCTATACTCCATGTGGTTGTCATAGTTTAAATCTGGCGTTATGTGACATAGCTAATACTTGTGGTAAGGCTAGAGACTTTTTTGGAATTATAAAGCGCATATATACAATATTTGCCCATTCTACAAAAAGATGGGATATTTTGAAAAGTAATGTACAAGGTTTGACTCCTAAACCGTTGTCAGCAACCCGTTGGGAAAGTCGTGTTGATAGTGTAAAAGCCATAAGATTTCAAATGCAAGAAATACAAGAAGCTTTACTAGAAGTTGCGGAGGTTGATAATGATTCTAAGATTAGAA ATACGGCAAGGAATATTGCAAAAGCTATGAATATTGATCTTGTTTTTCCTAAAAGGCGTGAAATTCGAAGAAAAAAACATTTTGATGAGAATTCGGATGATTCTCCACCATTATCTGAAGAAGAATCATTTCGGGTTAATTATTTCTTATATCTTATCGATCAAGCAATATCTTCGCTTAAGATAAGGTTTGAACAATATCAAGAGTATGAAAATATATTTGGATTTATGTTCACAACAGATAAGTTGTATTCTTTGGATGATTTGGAATTAGAGTCTTGTTGTGTTAATCTTGAGAATGTGCTTAAGAATAATGATGAGTCTGATATTGATGGAAAAGCATTATGTTTTGATCTAAAATTTTTTAGAGAGTtcatgcctaagaaacaaatggGTCCTATTGCTATTTTGAATTACATGAAACAAGTGGGTGGCTGTTTTCCTAATGCAGTGATTGCTTATAGAATTTTGTTGACAATTCCCGTAACTGTTGCATCCGCTGAAAGAAGTTTTTCCAAGTTGAAGTTGTTGAAGTCATATTTACGCTCAACAATGTTGCAAGATCGACTCAATGGATTGGCAATGATAGCTATCGAGAATAATCTTTTGGAGAAAGTCACTTATGATGAGCTAATTGAAGAATTTGCTTCTGAGAACGCAACCCGAGCTTTACTTTTAGCAAGAAGTAATGAAACTTTAGAAAATCTTTAA